In Caldisphaera lagunensis DSM 15908, a single genomic region encodes these proteins:
- a CDS encoding translation initiation factor IF-5A — protein MSVQFATLGDLKKGSYIVIDNEPCRVVEITKAKTGKHGSAKAHVVAVSLFTGQKKTLIAPTDTQVQVPIIEKRNGQVLADLGNNLQVMDMESYDTIEVEKPNDEPELLEKLKPGVEVEYWLIMGKAKIVRIRS, from the coding sequence ATGAGCGTACAATTCGCCACTTTAGGAGATCTAAAAAAGGGAAGCTATATAGTAATTGATAATGAACCTTGCAGAGTTGTAGAAATAACTAAAGCCAAAACTGGAAAGCATGGAAGTGCTAAGGCTCATGTTGTTGCAGTTAGCCTATTTACAGGGCAAAAGAAAACATTGATTGCTCCAACAGATACACAAGTCCAGGTTCCTATTATAGAAAAAAGGAACGGCCAGGTATTAGCTGATTTGGGAAACAACTTACAAGTTATGGATATGGAATCATATGATACAATAGAAGTAGAAAAGCCAAATGATGAACCAGAATTATTAGAAAAACTAAAACCTGGAGTAGAAGTAGAATATTGGTTAATAATGGGTAAGGCGAAGATAGTCAGGATCAGAAGCTAA
- a CDS encoding 3,4-dihydroxy-2-butanone-4-phosphate synthase produces the protein MQSGKDIDKAIESWKNGYPILLYDSSNRESEIDMVYHASKVTPESIYKLRNEAGGLICFATSWNIAKELGLIWGDELIAKIPNLKPLTEKLLFYKDRPAFTIWVNHVNVRTGISDNDRALTIRELYKTIKLFVEDKRNEAIKKFVEEFQAPGHVPLLAARNLKERKGHTELSIYLSLLAKMEPATTFAEMLDFGVSLSLEKAEKYAKKMGYVLISGKEVLEACEGEKMCWDY, from the coding sequence ATGCAAAGTGGGAAAGACATAGATAAGGCTATTGAGAGCTGGAAGAATGGTTATCCAATATTACTATATGATTCTTCAAATAGAGAAAGTGAAATAGATATGGTCTACCACGCATCTAAAGTAACTCCTGAATCAATATATAAATTAAGAAATGAAGCGGGAGGATTAATTTGTTTTGCAACATCTTGGAATATAGCTAAGGAACTTGGATTAATATGGGGTGATGAATTAATAGCTAAAATCCCAAATTTAAAACCCCTAACAGAAAAATTACTTTTCTATAAAGATAGACCAGCATTCACAATATGGGTAAACCATGTAAATGTAAGAACGGGCATAAGCGATAATGATAGGGCATTAACCATAAGAGAACTCTATAAAACAATCAAATTATTTGTTGAAGACAAAAGAAATGAAGCCATTAAAAAATTTGTAGAGGAGTTTCAGGCTCCAGGTCATGTTCCATTACTAGCTGCAAGAAATTTAAAAGAAAGAAAGGGACATACTGAGTTGAGCATCTATTTATCTTTATTAGCTAAGATGGAACCTGCAACAACATTTGCAGAAATGCTAGATTTTGGAGTTTCATTAAGCTTGGAAAAAGCTGAGAAATATGCTAAAAAAATGGGGTATGTTTTAATAAGCGGTAAGGAGGTGTTAGAAGCCTGTGAAGGAGAAAAAATGTGTTGGGATTATTGA
- a CDS encoding APC family permease encodes MTLTDIFMLSITGMIGSAWLFSVVAGDYYAGPASILTWIIAGVFFIFMVFGFAELGGIFPFSGSLARYNHYTHGIFSNYLLAWAYFLGAVTTVSVEAIAIVTYASSYISGLVGANGLLTPLGVLIAAGLILLFTIIQLVGINVFGWFNRFITAWKILIPLITIILLISLYFHPSNFVSLTGGFAPYGTAAIFAGMIPSGIVFAYEGFRQGLEYAGEAKNPQRDVPLGTILAIVVVIIMYVLLQVAFTGGINWSAAGITPGNWTGLYNAWESHPFYSELVASGVPLLAIWAIILLIDAAISPAGTLAVYTGSSARNIFGMSRVGYIPEFLSKVHKKFRTPWIAILITFVLAIAFLLPIPSWYYVVSLSSLLTVYNYLTVGITNHALKNLAPNLKRPYKAPVWFITFPLGFVAAAMLVYWSGYSLINTTVIAVVAGLPLVLFGPYRNKLNLPLKEVSIFSILLWLFLAFIVAGNVYSWGPLANFPVYWALLSLLQIASIAYLYLKSHHRSVKATWWLIIFNILSGVISYYGSLGISPIIPYPYDYVVFVVTSLVVYFIGVKTAYLTNDLKDVIEKGLPEE; translated from the coding sequence TTGACATTAACTGATATATTTATGTTATCAATAACCGGCATGATAGGTTCTGCATGGCTTTTTTCTGTAGTAGCTGGAGATTATTATGCAGGACCTGCTTCTATTTTAACATGGATCATTGCCGGTGTATTTTTCATTTTTATGGTGTTTGGCTTTGCAGAACTAGGAGGAATTTTCCCATTTTCTGGATCGTTAGCAAGATATAATCACTATACGCATGGAATATTTAGCAACTATCTGTTAGCATGGGCTTACTTTTTGGGTGCAGTTACAACTGTATCCGTTGAGGCTATTGCAATAGTAACATATGCAAGTTCATATATTTCAGGTTTAGTTGGAGCGAATGGTCTTTTAACGCCATTAGGGGTATTAATTGCTGCAGGATTAATTTTATTATTTACAATTATACAACTAGTTGGTATTAATGTATTTGGATGGTTTAACAGATTTATAACTGCATGGAAAATATTAATACCACTAATTACCATAATTCTCTTAATATCGTTATATTTCCATCCATCTAATTTTGTTTCATTAACAGGTGGTTTTGCTCCATATGGAACTGCTGCAATATTTGCTGGTATGATTCCTTCAGGAATAGTATTTGCGTATGAGGGCTTTAGACAAGGGTTGGAATATGCCGGTGAAGCCAAAAATCCACAAAGAGATGTACCATTAGGAACTATATTGGCAATAGTTGTTGTTATAATAATGTATGTATTATTGCAAGTTGCATTTACAGGAGGTATCAATTGGAGCGCAGCAGGCATTACTCCAGGTAATTGGACAGGATTATATAATGCATGGGAATCGCACCCATTTTATAGTGAATTAGTTGCATCCGGAGTTCCTCTGCTAGCTATTTGGGCAATAATTTTGTTAATAGACGCTGCAATTTCTCCAGCCGGGACATTAGCAGTATATACTGGCTCATCAGCTAGAAATATATTTGGTATGTCAAGAGTCGGTTATATACCAGAATTTTTATCTAAGGTTCACAAAAAATTCAGAACTCCATGGATAGCAATTTTAATAACATTTGTTTTAGCAATAGCATTTTTGTTGCCTATTCCAAGCTGGTATTATGTTGTTAGCCTAAGTTCTCTTTTAACAGTCTATAATTATTTAACTGTTGGTATAACAAATCATGCATTAAAGAATCTTGCACCAAATCTTAAAAGACCCTATAAAGCTCCTGTATGGTTTATAACTTTTCCATTAGGTTTTGTAGCAGCTGCAATGCTTGTTTATTGGTCTGGTTATAGCTTAATTAATACAACAGTTATAGCCGTTGTAGCAGGTTTACCATTAGTCTTATTTGGACCATATAGAAATAAATTGAACTTACCTTTAAAAGAGGTGAGCATATTTTCAATATTATTATGGTTATTCCTCGCATTTATTGTTGCTGGTAATGTTTATTCATGGGGGCCATTAGCAAACTTCCCAGTTTATTGGGCATTATTATCTCTCTTGCAAATAGCTTCAATAGCATATTTATATTTAAAGAGTCATCACAGAAGCGTTAAAGCAACTTGGTGGTTGATAATATTTAATATATTGTCTGGCGTAATATCGTATTACGGTTCATTAGGAATATCACCTATAATACCTTATCCATATGATTATGTAGTATTTGTAGTTACAAGCCTTGTCGTCTATTTCATAGGTGTTAAAACAGCATATTTAACAAATGATTTAAAGGATGTTATTGAAAAAGGATTGCCTGAAGAATGA
- a CDS encoding acyl-CoA dehydrogenase family protein: MVFPFKSIEDFKIDINNEHELFRKSVREFLEKNVEPRWKEIEDTNQIPPEIFKAMGEQGFFGIGIPEEYGGQGGGQLMTTIMMEEIARIVPSLAVAVGVNHLFGVPILKFGSEELKKKYIMPIARGEAQGAHANTEPSGGSDVAGIQSRAEKQNDHYVINGRKVFISGAEKADYFIVSARTNPQQQNKRWWGITVFVVEKNWPGVKLGQHFKVIGMRGEQPYEVIFDNVKVPQENVVGKVDEGFKVIVSTYDYTRIGIAAQAVGIAQATFEKALNYSLQRELFGQQIINFEMIDEKIAEMYMKLEAARLLTYWAASLADANRSEFIIAASLAKSFASEAAEWISRQAVQIHGGYGVDQEMGLERYLRDSVITTIYEGTNEIQRLTIARELVRQAFGLKI, from the coding sequence ATGGTATTTCCATTCAAAAGCATTGAAGACTTCAAAATAGATATAAATAATGAACATGAATTATTTAGGAAATCTGTTAGAGAATTCCTAGAAAAGAATGTTGAACCTAGATGGAAAGAAATAGAGGATACTAATCAAATTCCGCCTGAAATATTTAAAGCTATGGGAGAACAAGGCTTCTTTGGCATTGGTATTCCTGAAGAATATGGAGGACAAGGTGGAGGCCAATTAATGACAACAATTATGATGGAAGAAATAGCAAGAATCGTGCCTAGCCTTGCAGTTGCAGTTGGAGTAAACCATCTATTTGGTGTACCAATATTAAAATTTGGTAGCGAAGAATTAAAGAAAAAATACATAATGCCTATTGCTAGAGGAGAAGCTCAAGGAGCCCATGCAAATACAGAACCAAGCGGGGGTAGCGATGTTGCTGGTATACAATCTAGAGCAGAAAAGCAAAATGACCATTATGTAATAAATGGAAGAAAGGTTTTCATAAGCGGTGCTGAAAAAGCCGATTACTTCATTGTTTCTGCTAGAACAAATCCACAACAGCAAAATAAGAGATGGTGGGGTATTACAGTATTTGTTGTTGAGAAAAACTGGCCAGGTGTAAAATTAGGGCAGCATTTTAAAGTAATAGGCATGAGAGGAGAACAACCATATGAAGTTATTTTTGATAACGTTAAGGTCCCACAAGAAAATGTTGTTGGTAAGGTTGATGAAGGATTCAAAGTTATAGTATCGACATATGATTATACAAGAATAGGTATTGCAGCACAAGCAGTTGGTATAGCTCAAGCAACTTTTGAAAAGGCATTAAATTATTCTTTACAGAGAGAACTTTTCGGACAGCAAATAATTAATTTCGAGATGATAGATGAAAAGATAGCTGAAATGTACATGAAATTAGAGGCTGCAAGGTTATTAACTTATTGGGCAGCAAGCCTAGCAGATGCTAATAGAAGCGAGTTCATAATAGCAGCAAGCCTAGCAAAGTCTTTTGCATCAGAAGCTGCTGAATGGATATCTAGACAAGCTGTTCAAATACATGGAGGTTATGGAGTAGATCAAGAAATGGGATTAGAAAGATATCTAAGAGATTCAGTTATAACAACCATATATGAAGGAACTAATGAAATACAAAGATTAACTATAGCAAGGGAGTTGGTAAGACAGGCTTTTGGATTAAAGATTTAA
- the ribC gene encoding riboflavin synthase — MGSIALKVLRDLLPDYMIIRHTVPGIKDLPGEARRLIDSGCDGIITLGWVGKKQVDKYSYIALSVGLVMLSVLTGKIIIDVTVHEDESDNEEELKKIAIERTKAHAENLAILLKEDGEGLVKKAGQGVRQGYENVGPL, encoded by the coding sequence ATGGGTTCAATTGCATTAAAAGTATTGAGAGATCTACTACCTGATTACATGATAATAAGGCATACAGTCCCAGGAATTAAAGATTTGCCTGGAGAGGCTAGAAGACTCATAGATAGCGGGTGTGATGGAATAATAACTTTGGGGTGGGTAGGTAAAAAGCAAGTAGATAAATACAGCTACATAGCTCTATCAGTAGGACTTGTTATGTTATCAGTTTTAACAGGAAAAATAATTATTGATGTTACTGTTCATGAGGATGAAAGCGATAATGAAGAAGAGCTTAAGAAAATTGCTATAGAAAGAACAAAGGCTCATGCAGAAAATTTAGCGATATTATTAAAAGAAGATGGAGAAGGCTTAGTTAAAAAAGCAGGTCAAGGAGTTAGACAAGGATATGAAAATGTAGGCCCATTATGA
- a CDS encoding stage II sporulation protein M: MGIIDDAVDLMINEKSLRRTWITLIALFGIVGIIIILSYNAIMQSFVGQYLQSQESGIRQIAQSFGLGNSYYLLPFIIFGNNVKTAIITWVSSLTIVIPILIVAVNGGLVGFVLPGAYPNPPLVLFYLLVPHGVIEIPSVTLVSSVFILLISKGPVKMYKNSIGLLLISAIMLAVAAFIESFLTRTIAEIVASML; encoded by the coding sequence ATGGGTATAATAGATGATGCAGTGGATTTGATGATAAACGAAAAAAGCCTTAGAAGAACTTGGATTACATTAATTGCACTATTTGGAATTGTAGGTATCATAATAATCTTATCATACAACGCTATTATGCAATCCTTTGTTGGTCAATATTTACAAAGTCAAGAATCGGGTATTAGACAAATCGCACAAAGCTTTGGATTAGGAAACAGCTATTATCTATTGCCATTTATTATTTTTGGAAATAATGTAAAAACTGCCATAATAACATGGGTATCTTCTCTTACAATTGTTATACCTATATTAATTGTTGCAGTAAACGGTGGCTTAGTAGGTTTTGTTTTGCCAGGAGCTTATCCTAATCCTCCTCTTGTATTATTCTATCTGCTGGTTCCTCATGGAGTAATAGAAATACCTTCTGTAACACTAGTTTCATCAGTTTTCATACTTTTGATTTCTAAAGGACCAGTAAAAATGTATAAGAATTCTATAGGTCTCTTACTTATATCTGCTATAATGTTGGCTGTTGCTGCATTTATTGAATCATTTTTAACAAGAACGATAGCTGAAATCGTTGCATCAATGCTATAA
- a CDS encoding MarC family protein has translation MQILNTRELINSIIMLFVVLDPFTVVPFYIPTANLLPKEKRKKFLNTLILAAVFMLLAFTIIGDYIFKILGVTFNDFRVAAGLILLVYAISSLFDIEIGAPKNNIEDIEKEAIVPLATPLLAGPGSISTVLYIRYSYGYPIAIITIFINIVLAYLILYAGQYILKYLGEHGALLVDKFMSLILAGFAISIIRASIMSII, from the coding sequence TTGCAAATATTGAATACAAGAGAACTGATAAATTCAATTATAATGCTATTCGTTGTGTTGGATCCATTTACTGTAGTACCTTTTTATATACCAACTGCTAATTTGTTACCTAAGGAAAAGAGGAAGAAATTTTTAAATACATTAATACTTGCTGCTGTTTTTATGCTACTAGCATTTACTATAATTGGAGATTATATCTTCAAAATATTAGGAGTAACATTCAATGATTTCAGGGTTGCAGCAGGTCTAATTTTGTTGGTTTATGCAATTTCAAGCTTATTTGACATAGAAATTGGAGCCCCTAAAAATAATATAGAAGACATAGAAAAAGAAGCAATAGTTCCATTAGCAACACCACTATTGGCAGGTCCTGGGAGTATATCTACCGTTTTATACATAAGGTATTCTTACGGATATCCAATAGCCATAATAACCATTTTCATAAACATAGTCTTAGCTTATTTAATATTATATGCAGGTCAATACATATTAAAATATCTAGGAGAACATGGAGCGCTATTGGTAGATAAATTCATGAGTCTAATATTAGCTGGTTTTGCTATAAGTATTATTAGAGCTTCAATAATGAGTATAATCTAA
- a CDS encoding DUF2286 domain-containing protein: MKIIVIRSEVGKIISSELMEGELDQIVKKKSEDAMKEWNPETSDFIVLRDIRELELPLPLDPELVDILRNVGTLSRTSEKAIARIPVYTISFENMMIGEDNYVEHKIYLISPYINDDIKTELEKEAVEITTEKAAPEGIEEEGEEEEK, encoded by the coding sequence ATGAAAATAATAGTAATAAGGTCAGAAGTAGGTAAAATAATTTCAAGCGAATTAATGGAAGGAGAATTGGATCAAATAGTAAAAAAGAAGAGCGAAGATGCTATGAAAGAGTGGAATCCAGAAACAAGTGATTTCATAGTATTAAGAGATATAAGAGAATTAGAATTGCCATTGCCATTAGATCCAGAACTTGTCGATATCTTAAGAAATGTGGGTACTTTAAGCAGAACATCAGAAAAGGCAATAGCTAGGATCCCAGTTTACACAATAAGTTTTGAAAACATGATGATAGGAGAAGACAACTATGTTGAACACAAGATTTACTTGATTTCACCATATATAAATGATGATATTAAAACAGAGCTAGAGAAAGAAGCGGTCGAAATAACAACAGAAAAAGCTGCTCCAGAAGGCATAGAAGAAGAAGGGGAGGAAGAAGAAAAATAA
- a CDS encoding DUF2192 domain-containing protein, whose translation MEKEGKDLKKRKSILMDLWNDLITIWESNPKKVTREYVIERLKNEYNKEKISPIKGATDPKDLYDKEMTSLYVLGKYGMGLEIQYPELFDLVFAQEIKMDQINEILLSDNLDGGKDKILAIIGGINGNTIAKIMRLGVTKEYFGFIDQRSVVKLADSLKKLFPNQENEVNKYMKFYAAFKISKAIDDGTVRNRIMKEALRQALAIELNIDKKNMPRDNYIMKVASGSFNIPKKVIRQIFPYNKSKKLNKNENKSN comes from the coding sequence ATGGAGAAAGAAGGTAAGGATTTAAAGAAAAGGAAATCAATATTAATGGATTTATGGAATGATTTAATAACTATATGGGAAAGTAATCCCAAAAAGGTAACAAGAGAATACGTGATAGAAAGGTTAAAGAACGAATATAACAAAGAAAAAATTTCTCCAATAAAAGGAGCTACAGATCCCAAAGATTTATATGATAAAGAAATGACAAGTTTATACGTATTAGGAAAATATGGAATGGGTCTAGAAATACAGTATCCTGAATTATTTGATTTAGTTTTTGCCCAAGAAATTAAGATGGATCAAATAAATGAAATTTTGCTATCAGATAATCTCGATGGAGGAAAAGATAAAATATTGGCTATAATTGGAGGGATTAATGGGAATACAATTGCGAAAATTATGAGACTTGGTGTAACAAAAGAATATTTTGGGTTTATAGATCAAAGATCTGTAGTAAAGCTTGCGGATTCTCTAAAGAAATTATTTCCAAATCAAGAGAATGAAGTCAATAAATATATGAAATTTTATGCCGCATTTAAAATTTCTAAGGCAATAGATGATGGAACTGTAAGAAATAGAATAATGAAAGAAGCTTTAAGGCAGGCATTAGCCATAGAATTGAATATTGATAAAAAGAATATGCCTAGAGATAATTACATAATGAAGGTTGCATCTGGCTCATTTAACATACCGAAAAAAGTAATAAGGCAAATATTTCCCTATAATAAATCAAAAAAATTAAATAAAAATGAAAATAAAAGTAATTAA
- a CDS encoding phosphatase PAP2 family protein, whose product MKNSQKLIIATLILIVMIILEELKAFNGINTYFLSHINLKNNLLIKFITDTASLEAFIVYMVILYFGQAILRKNVTKNVVSFIIAIIISMIATLLIKAFTMIPRPYEIQPHWSLLKSLINADYFSFPSGHTVRVSVLAFYITYIFDTTKKGKLKYLSWIYALIIMYTRLALQVHFFSDLLAGVVVGIWSSLLVIYFENVWRKIYDFIFKKIKILNIN is encoded by the coding sequence ATGAAAAATTCCCAAAAACTTATCATAGCAACTTTAATATTAATTGTTATGATCATTTTAGAAGAACTTAAGGCATTTAATGGTATAAATACATATTTTTTATCCCATATTAATTTAAAGAATAATTTGTTGATAAAATTTATTACAGATACAGCAAGCCTTGAGGCATTCATAGTATATATGGTAATTTTGTATTTTGGGCAGGCAATATTAAGGAAAAATGTTACAAAAAACGTTGTTAGCTTTATTATTGCAATTATAATTTCTATGATAGCTACATTATTAATTAAAGCATTTACTATGATACCTAGACCATATGAAATACAGCCCCATTGGTCTTTATTAAAATCGTTAATTAATGCTGATTATTTCTCATTCCCATCAGGTCACACTGTTAGAGTATCGGTTTTAGCGTTTTATATAACATATATATTTGACACAACTAAGAAAGGCAAATTAAAATATTTATCATGGATTTACGCATTAATTATAATGTATACTAGACTTGCCTTGCAAGTCCATTTCTTCAGCGACCTATTAGCAGGTGTAGTAGTTGGAATTTGGTCTTCTTTACTAGTCATTTATTTTGAAAATGTTTGGAGAAAAATTTATGATTTTATATTCAAAAAAATAAAAATATTAAATATAAATTAG
- a CDS encoding DMT family transporter, translated as MNNIYKSLWKTKLGYTMNNNARGYIYLILVVLIWGSAYPVVKILENYISPIYVALLRSLIGGLIIFIIWRKMIFGIKETIAGILNNALFLIFLNLGIMYSKNPSLAAVLVYTQPIFVVILSKIYLKLKITLIQYIGIIIGFVGIFLTNISSIGFSIGLIFSLLSGISWALGTVYFVKNLHDRDIIGLNSYMSLISAPFISIFIPLSNYFIISLKSLLLILYTTAIIQAAAWLLWFYAVRALGPVKSSAIVMLTPAVSFIFTIYLIKVLPSLLQIIGSAIVLIGSIMSQSSYRKRA; from the coding sequence TTGAATAATATTTATAAATCCTTATGGAAAACAAAACTAGGATATACCATGAATAATAATGCAAGAGGTTACATTTACCTAATATTAGTCGTATTAATTTGGGGTTCGGCATATCCTGTAGTAAAAATACTTGAGAATTATATTTCACCTATATATGTAGCATTGCTTAGATCATTAATTGGGGGTCTTATAATTTTTATTATTTGGAGAAAAATGATTTTTGGAATAAAGGAAACAATTGCTGGTATCTTAAATAACGCTTTGTTTTTAATTTTTTTAAATTTAGGTATAATGTATTCTAAAAATCCATCATTAGCAGCTGTTTTGGTATATACTCAACCAATTTTTGTTGTAATATTGAGTAAAATTTATTTAAAGCTTAAGATAACATTAATTCAATATATTGGAATAATAATTGGTTTTGTAGGCATATTTTTAACTAATATATCATCAATAGGTTTCAGTATTGGATTAATTTTTTCATTATTGAGTGGTATTTCATGGGCTTTGGGTACTGTTTATTTTGTTAAAAACCTACATGATAGAGATATTATAGGATTAAATTCTTATATGTCTTTGATTTCAGCTCCATTTATATCGATTTTTATACCATTAAGCAATTACTTTATAATTAGCTTAAAGTCATTATTATTAATATTATACACAACAGCAATAATTCAAGCTGCTGCATGGCTTCTATGGTTTTATGCTGTTAGAGCATTAGGCCCAGTAAAGAGTAGTGCAATAGTTATGCTAACTCCAGCAGTTTCATTTATTTTTACAATATATTTAATAAAGGTGCTACCATCGCTTTTGCAAATAATTGGATCAGCAATTGTATTAATTGGATCAATTATGTCTCAATCGAGTTACAGAAAAAGGGCTTAG